The following coding sequences are from one Armatimonadota bacterium window:
- a CDS encoding ornithine cyclodeaminase family protein, whose protein sequence is MRILTNEEITQVLTMQDCMEALEQAYKELAQGLGANRPRNHTYFPLEDPRYPGFRFRFKSQEGGCVSAGVWALRITSDLAGVETLPDGVKRRRLLPVAPGGRYVGLIFLFSLRDLAPLAILHDSVIQKMRVGATSALGIRELSNPDARVAGLFGSGWQAGAHLEALLLVRPAIEEVRVYSPTREHREAFAAQWSERTGKRVVAVDHPREAVEGCQIVTCATAAMDPCFDGAWLEPGTHVTCITSPDGTAMRRELDDATFDRADVIVVLSNEQVEHDNQIDILGPVRRGRKRREEIRELGEILVGRAPGRTYPDQITVFANNTGMGIQFAAVGARVLAKAEALGLGRTIPEEWFLEETTP, encoded by the coding sequence ATGCGGATCCTCACCAACGAGGAGATCACCCAGGTGCTCACCATGCAGGACTGCATGGAGGCCCTGGAGCAGGCCTATAAGGAGCTGGCCCAAGGGCTCGGCGCGAACCGGCCCCGGAACCATACTTACTTTCCCCTGGAGGACCCCCGTTATCCCGGATTCCGATTCCGGTTCAAGTCCCAGGAAGGGGGATGCGTGAGCGCGGGGGTGTGGGCTCTCCGGATCACCTCGGACCTCGCGGGGGTGGAGACCCTCCCGGATGGGGTGAAGCGACGGCGGCTTCTGCCCGTGGCCCCAGGAGGCCGGTACGTGGGGTTGATCTTCCTGTTCAGCCTCCGGGATCTGGCGCCCCTCGCCATCCTCCACGACAGTGTGATTCAGAAGATGCGGGTAGGGGCGACCAGTGCCCTCGGGATCCGGGAACTGAGCAATCCGGACGCGCGGGTGGCGGGTCTGTTCGGGTCCGGATGGCAGGCTGGCGCGCACCTGGAGGCCCTGCTGCTGGTCCGTCCCGCCATCGAGGAGGTCCGGGTCTACAGCCCAACCCGGGAGCACCGGGAAGCCTTCGCCGCTCAGTGGAGCGAGCGCACGGGAAAGCGCGTGGTCGCCGTGGACCATCCCCGTGAGGCGGTGGAAGGCTGCCAGATCGTCACGTGCGCCACCGCGGCCATGGATCCCTGTTTCGACGGTGCCTGGTTGGAGCCAGGGACGCACGTGACCTGCATCACCAGCCCGGATGGAACCGCCATGCGCCGGGAGCTCGATGACGCCACCTTCGATCGGGCGGACGTGATCGTGGTGCTTTCCAACGAGCAGGTGGAGCATGACAACCAGATTGACATCCTGGGACCCGTGCGGCGGGGAAGGAAGCGGCGGGAGGAGATTCGGGAGCTGGGGGAGATACTGGTCGGACGGGCTCCCGGGCGCACCTACCCGGATCAGATCACGGTATTCGCCAACAACACGGGGATGGGAATCCAGTTCGCGGCCGTAGGTGCCCGGGTCCTGGCGAAGGCGGAGGCCCTGGGATTGGGCCGCACGATTCCCGAGGAGTGGTTCCTGGAGGAGACCACGCCCTGA